The Thermodesulfovibrionales bacterium sequence GGGCATATGACCACAGGATCCTTGACCAGTCGGTAAGGGAGATCGTCGATACGGCGCAGAGGACAGGCGCGCGAATAGCCGGTCCGGTCCCCCTTCCGACAAGAGTGAGCAAGGTTACGGTTCTTCGGTCTCCCCACGTAGACAAGAAATCAAGAGAGCAGTTTGAGATAAGGACCCACAAGCGGCTTATTGACATCTACGATCCGACACCCCAGACAGTCGACGCGCTTATGAAGCTTGAGCTTGCAGCAGGTGTTGA is a genomic window containing:
- the rpsJ gene encoding 30S ribosomal protein S10 produces the protein MNQKIRIKLRAYDHRILDQSVREIVDTAQRTGARIAGPVPLPTRVSKVTVLRSPHVDKKSREQFEIRTHKRLIDIYDPTPQTVDALMKLELAAGVDVEIKL